In Oryza sativa Japonica Group chromosome 3, ASM3414082v1, one DNA window encodes the following:
- the LOC4332944 gene encoding uncharacterized protein — protein sequence MDEWEELAWRVPETLMLVSCEMEATRLIEVAHSNLQVRGTLFRRIHLGMPAAIAMNLFGDPAAEGVIPTEILEEARREISQSGARHGKTRHVFARYVVAHLGVQQDDPAYRSWEVHHQDAIRFTDKALEKVSEAASHAEAAKDAVDIAETLLSQPQPPLQLWAEWTSAAEKLVDQAALEATLALDEVLRARQSVALEFFDAVAILRRGRAPPAAVDKWWQEIERTLPGAFLLVATGGLKALRLIRDAHGKLQERVAMLRVNLRQETPAAAVPVEGNSAYQLDPEGICPTVALEDARREISQSTVLHAKTRHVLARYVAHLGAQQDDPAYRSWDVHHQEAVDHISKALKRVIDTVSNAEAGKVALVIMGSVAYGCPLWDVWASEAEKFTAVAALEATMATNEMRCAQEAVAQELSDAWTILLSRRRN from the coding sequence ATGGACGAGTGGGAGGAGCTTGCGTGGAGAGTGCCCGAGACGCTCATGCTAGTCAGCTGCGAGATGGAAGCCACCAGGTTGATCGAAGTCGCCCACAGCAATCTACAAGTGCGCGGAACTTTGTTCCGCCGGATACACTTGGGCATGCCGGCGGCCATCGCCATGAACCTCTTCGGCGACCCGGCCGCCGAAGGAGTCATCCCCACCGAGATCCTCGAGGAGGCCCGCCGCGAGATCTCGCAGAGCGGCGCTCGCCACGGGAAGACCAGGCACGTCTTCGCTCGCTACGTCGTCGCGCACCTCGGCGTCCAGCAAGATGACCCGGCGTACCGCAGCTGGGAGGTCCACCACCAGGACGCCATCCGCTTCACCGATAAGGCGCTGGAGAAGGTTAGCGAAGCCGCGTCGCATGCCGAGGCGGCCAAGGACGCCGTCGACATCGCCGAGACCCTCCTCTCCCAGCCCCAGCCCCCGCTCCAGCTGTGGGCAGAGTGGACGTCGGCGGCCGAGAAGCTCGTGGACCAGGCCGCTTTGGAGGCCACCCTGGCGCTGGACGAGGTGCTCCGGGCGCGCCAATCTGTTGCTCTCGAGTTCTTCGACGCCGTAGCGATTCTGCGTCGCGGAAGAGCtccaccggcggcggtggacaaGTGGTGGCAAGAGATTGAGAGGACACTCCCTGGAGCCTTCCTGCTCGTCGCCACCGGCGGGCTGAAAGCGCTCAGGTTGATCCGAGATGCCCATGGCAAGCTCCAGGAACGCGTCGCTATGCTGCGCGTGAACTTACGCCaggagacgccggcggcggccgtccccgTCGAAGGAAATTCTGCCTACCAGCTGGATCCCGAGGGAATCTGCCCCACCGTGGCCCTTGAGGACGCCCGCCGCGAGATCTCGCAGAGCACCGTTCTCCACGCGAAGACAAGGCACGTCCTCGCTCGCTACGTCGCGCACCTCGGCGCCCAGCAGGATGACCCGGCGTACCGCAGCTGGGACGTCCACCACCAGGAAGCCGTTGACCACATCAGCAAGGCGCTGAAGAGGGTGATCGATACGGTGTCAAACGCCGAGGCGGGCAAGGTCGCCCTCGTCATCATGGGTAGCGTTGCCTACGGGTGCCCGCTGTGGGATGTGTGGGCATCGGAGGCCGAAAAATTCACGGCAGTCGCTGCCCTCGAGGCCACTATGGCAACGAATGAGATGCGCTGCGCTCAGGAAGCCGTTGCTCAGGAGTTGTCCGATGCCTGGACGATTCTGTTGTCAAGGCGAAGAAACTGA
- the LOC136355630 gene encoding putative F-box/LRR-repeat protein At5g02700 yields MESTTTTREAKLLRRNPSDHHDSGGGGGNDLISHLSDDILAHILASLPSMTDVMRACAVSRRWRHLGARVPVLRFFCLDHDFSEQEKLDRFIAFVNNILARRADDGTSTTVVEELEISFKLFNSRCMSGGSKRVVPSVDVAQVDAWIQYGMQHVSKSFTLQLNYMLPLNLHNSNSSNGCMQVLGSNKLMITCGGGATRLESMVLSLNKACLRRLPTNVTLDSLVHLTLEDVDDLNQLLSTARCPSLRKLCLHKQTVSPLRTPRLRVFHTRNASIGRLVISAPRLEELTFFYTRVASIVQVEDMPCVRIFETEMSSLRRPECNDHVNQTRIRLLRCCKFLQFLTKTVTIVQRLS; encoded by the exons ATGgagtccaccaccaccacgcgcgAGGCGAAACTGCTGCGGCGAAATCCATCTGATCACCAcgacagcggcggaggcggaggcaacGACCTGATCAGTCACCTCAGCGATGACATCCTGGCGCACATCCTCGCCTCCCTACCCAGCATGACGGACGTGATGCGCGCGTGCGCGGTCTCGCGGCGATGGCGCCATCTTGGGGCGCGTGTCCCCGTCCTCAGATTCTTCTGCCTCGATCACGACTTCAGCGAGCAGGAGAAGCTCGACCGGTTCATCGCCTTCGTTAACAATATCCTTGCCAGGCGCGCCGATGATGGCACTAGTACTACTGTAGTAGAGGAGCTCGAGATCTCCTTTAAGTTGTTCAATAGCCGTTGCATGAGTGGCGGCAGCAAACGCGTCGTGCCATCAGTGGATGTTGCCCAAGTCGACGCGTGGATTCAGTATGGTATGCAGCATGTATCCAAGTCTTTCACCCTACAACTTAACTACATGCTGCCATTGAACTTGCACAACAGCAATAGCAGCAACGGCTGCATGCAGGTTTTGGGTAGTAATAAGCTTATGATtacctgcggcggcggcgcgacgaggtTGGAGAGCATGGTCTTGTCGTTGAACAAAGCGTGTCTCCGCCGCCTTCCCACGAACGTGACGCTCGATTCGCTTGTACATCTCACGCTCGAGGATGTTGATGATCTCAATCAGCTCTTGTCAACAGCACGCTGCCCTTCTCTGCGGAAGCTATGCTTGCACAAGCAAACTGTGAGTCCG CTCAGGACTCCCAGGCTCCGTGTTTTCCACACGAGGAACGCGTCCATAGGAAGGTTGGTGATATCAGCGCCGAGGCTAGAGGAGTTGACGTTCTTCTACACGAGGGTGGCTTCCATTGTCCAAGTCGAGGATATGCCGTGCGTGCGGATCTTTGAGACTGAGATGAGTTCACTACGACGACCCGAATGTAATGACCACGTAAATCAAACTAGGATTCGGCTCCTACGATGCTGCAAATTCCTTCAATTTCTCAC AAAGACGGTCACGATAGTGCAGAGGTTGAGCTGA
- the LOC4332945 gene encoding uncharacterized protein yields MRTPCEIRSSSRWTRSASGMRARAAISPPRFPSRWRPGSSLSAATASTLLSVRLLRVNYLAEQSAAIKLSYAESDARKAYALVDGCRGHLDAALLLLDHVGRLPDVQGMINAERLAAVADLEAAIVAVQRSAEMATAARQDVSGAS; encoded by the coding sequence ATGCGAACACCGTGCGAGATACGATCCAGCTCGCGCTGGACGCGCTCGGCCTCGGGGATGAGAGCTCGTGCAGCAATCTCGCCTCCGCGATTTCCTTCACGGTGGCGGCCAGGCTCCTCGCTCTCCGCGGCGACGGCATCAACCCTGCTGTCTGTGCGTCTTCTCAGGGTGAACTACCTCGCGGAGCAGAGCGCCGCAATCAAGCTCAGCTACGCCGAGAGTGACGCCCGGAAGGCGTACGCCCTTGTGGACGGGTGCCGCGGCCACCTCGACGCGGCCCTCCTCCTGCTGGACCATGTAGGTCGTCTACCAGACGTGCAGGGCATGATCAACGCcgagcgcctcgccgccgtcgccgacctcgaGGCCGCGATAGTGGCCGTTCAGCGGAGCGCCGAgatggccaccgccgcccggcAGGACGTGTCCGGCGCCAGTTGA
- the LOC4332947 gene encoding protein COP1 SUPPRESSOR 2 — MRKNFRKRNLEADAAADHSDDDDARRVALEEIKYMQKLRERKLGIPAAAAAAGASSAASADGASPRGRGGGGGGLAAGGDAEKEDLVLQDTFAQETAVTIEDPNMLRYVENELLKKRGKKVDVKDKEEKDQVDELYTVPDHLKVRKKNSEESSTQWTTGIAEVQLPIEYKLRNIEETEAAKKMLQEKRLAGKTKSDANIPSSYNADFFHRGKDYTEKLRREHPELYKDQGSQANGTGGKSMGGNHPDGAGAGRREAATDELLLERFRKREKFRVMRR, encoded by the exons ATGCGGAAGAACTTCCGCAAGCGGAACCTCgaggcggacgccgccgccgaccactccgacgacgacgacgcccgccg CGTCGCCCTGGAGGAGATCAAGTACATGCAGAAGCTCCGGGAGAGGAAGCTGggcatccccgccgccgccgccgcagcgggcGCGTCGTCAGCGGCTTCTGCCGACGGGGCCTCCCCCCgcggaagaggcggcggcggaggtgggttaGCGGCCGGAGGGGATGCCGAGAAGGAGGACCTCGTCCTCCAGGACACCTTCGCGCAGGAGACCGCCGTCACCATCGAGGATCCCAACAT GCTGAGGTATGTGGAGAACGAGCTGTTGAAGAAGAGGGGCAAGAAGGTTGATGTGAAGGACAAGGAGGAGAAAGACCAGGTCGATGAGCTCTACACTGTGCCAGACCACCTCAAG GTTAGGAAGAAGAACTCGGAAGAGAGCTCAACGCAGTGGACCACTGGCATTGCTGAAGTTCAGCTGCCTATTGA GTACAAATTAAGAAACATTGAAGAGACCGAGGCAGCTAAAAAGATGCTACAAGAGAAAAGGCTTGCCGGTAAAACAAAATCAGATGCTAACATTCCGTCGAGCTATAATGCTGACTTTTTCCATCGCGGAAAAGATTACACCGAAAAGTTGAGAAGAG AGCATCCTGAACTGTACAAAGATCAAGGTTCACAGGCTAATGGAACTGGAGGTAAATCAATGGGTGGTAACCATCCAGATGGTGCTGGTGCAGGGCGGAGAGAAGCTGCTACTGATGAGTTGTTGCTTGAGCGTTTCCGCAAGCGTGAAAAATTCCGTGTCATGCGCAGATAA